The genome window ACAGTGGAGCGGAGCTTTGCCGACGGCAAGGAATTACATGGGCATCGCTACGCCCGCTTCCGAGGCCTTGCGAAGGTCCAGATGCAATGCCTCTTGTCCGCCGCCTGCCAGAACATGAAGAAAATAGCCCTGCGCATCTGGGAGCGGTCAAACGGCCCTTGCGGCCCAGGCTTTTCCCGCTCCCAAACGACACTTTCCCGCTTGTTTTCCCATCTTTGGAGAATTTGCTCCGCTCCAAAATCCGCAGTGCCCGCATAACTAAACGCTGCAATAAAACAAACCCCCGCTCAAAAAAACGGGGGTTTGTCAGAGGTCTGGGACGCCGCCGTATTTTCCGGCGGCGTCTTTTGCCTCTGGCGGGAAAAAAGTTACCAGAGTTCGCGCAGGGCCTGCACCGCGGCCTTGTCCAACGCCGGGTCCATGTGCTCCACGCGCACGGTGATGTCCGTGCCGCCACGCACGTTGAACTGCCCGATCACGGTCATGCGCCGGGGAGAGAGCACCGCGATGAGGTCATCCGCGATTTTGTTGGTCACGCTTTCCATGAACGAGCCGTGGTTGCGGAACGCGCACATGTACAGTTTGAACGATTTGGATTCCACGCATTTTGTGCCCGGCGCGTATTGCACGGTGATGGTGGCGAAGTCCGGCTGGCCCGTCATGGGGCAGAGGCTGGTGAACTCCGGGTGTTCAAAGGTGATGACGTAATCCCTGTCCGGGTACCGGTTCGGGAAGGCTTCCAGCAGGTCCGGGCCGGGATTGTCGAAGCGGTAGGAGGTCGGGGCGCCGAGCTTGGTCAACCCGGCCGTCTCTTTGCCCGCCCCGCTCCGGGCGGCCGTTTTTGCCGGGGAAACCGGCTTTTGCTTTTTTTTCGGGGTAGCTGCCATTGTTTTCTCCTGGCTCGTATTCGATAATCAATCATGCCTTTACCTTTACTTCACGCCAAGGTAAAGAAAGAACCCGGCCGGGCCGCGCGATCGCCCGCCCGGAATACTCTCTTTCATGTGAAGGCGGTTTTTGTGTTTTACGCTTTGCTCTATGTTTTCAGCGTGGTACTGGTTAACTGGCTGTTTACCGTTATCCCGCCCGTCATGCTGCCCGGCGGGGAAGTCTGGCCGCCGACCTCCCTTGTGGTGGGCTTCGTCTTCGTCATCCGCGATTACGCCCAGCGCGCCGTCGGCCACAAGGTCCTGTTCGCCATGCTCGCGGGCGCGGGCATCAGCTATTTCATGGCCGGCCCGGAAATAGCCTTTGCCAGCATGGCCGCCTTCCTGGTGGGCGAAGTGCTCGACTGGACCATGTATACCTATACCGGCCGCCCCTTTTCCCAACGCATTTTCCTTTCCAGCCTGGTCAGCACTCCGGTAGACAGCGCGGTCTTTTTGCTTCTTATCAACATGGCGGGCCTGGGCTCCATCTGCATCATGACCTTAAGCAAGCTCGCGGGCGCGCTGATCGTGTTCCTCCTCGTCCGCCGCAGGGAACACCCGGCAACGGCAAGCTGAAACACCGGAGGCTTTTCCTATGGCAGCAAACGACTGGACGCGCATGGCGCATGACGTTTTTACAGTGGAGATTGAAGGGCTGGAGGCCGTGCGCGCGCGCCTCGGCGAATCCTTCGCCCGCGCCGTGGATGCCATGGCGTCCTGCAAGGGCCGCGTGGTGGTGACGGGCCTGGGCAAATCCGGGCTGGTGGGCCGCAAAATCGCGGCCACGCTTTCCTCCACCGGCACGCCCTCCTTTTTCCTGCACCCCGTTGAAGGGGCGCACGGAGACCTGGGCGCCATCCGGGACAGCGACGTCATCGTGGCCATTTCCTATTCGGGCAAAACCGCGGAAGTGGTGTCCCTGCTCCCGGCGCTGCGCGCCCTGGGCGCCAAAATCATCGGGATGATGGGCGACGTGACCTCCCCCATGGCCAAGCTTTCGGACATCGTTCTGGATATCGGCATCCCGCGCGAAGCGTGCCCCATGGACCTCGCCCCGACCTCCAGCACCACGGCCACCCTGGTCATGGGGGACGCCCTGGCCGTCTGCCTTATGCGGGCAAAGGCCTTTACCGCGGACGACTTCAAGCGGTTCCATCCGGGCGGGAGCCTGGGCCAGCGCCTCCGCCTCAAAATTTCCGAAGTCATGCACACGCAAAACCTGCCCGTCGTGCTGGAAACTGCGACGCTGGCGGCCAGCTTGTCGGTCCAGAACGCCGGCGGGCTTGGCGCGGTACTTGTGACGGACGCGGACGGCAAGCTCCGCGGGATTTTGACCGACGGGGATATCCGCCGGCATATCAGTAAAAAAGAACCGGATTTCGCCGCGCCCGTGGCGAGCCTGATGACGAAAAACCCGCGCAGCGGCAGCGCGGACAACTCCGTGGCCGAGCTCCTCAACCTTATGGAACAGGCCGCCATCACGGTCCTGCCCGTGACCAGGGACGACGGAACGCTTTTGGGGGTCATCCACCTGCACGATCTTCTGGGCAAAGGCACGGTGCATTTCACGGTTTAGCGCCACCCCAGGCACAGGACACTAAAGGATTACACGATGGAAGGAAGACCGGCATCTCTCGGCCGCCTGGAATCGCGGATGCGGCCGCAGCCCGAGCACGCCAACAACGGCGGCAACATGCACGGCGGGTATATCTTATACCATCTCGATACCTATTGCGGCATGACGGCGGCGCGCTTTTCCGGCATGCGGGTGGTCACGGTTTCCGTTGACCGCATGGACTTCGCCCGGCCCGTTACCCTCGGCGCCAACCTGCTGTTTAAAACGTCCGTGAACATGGCGCACAGGCATTCCATGGAAGTGGGCGCGCGCATTGAGCTGGAAAACGCCCGCACCCTCGACGTCACGCACGTGGGCACGGCCTACCTCACCTTTGTCGCCCTTGATGCAAACGGCAGGCCCACCAACGTGCCGCCCCTGATCCCGGAAACCGACGAAGACAGACGCCGCATGGCCGACGCCGTGCGCCGCTCGTACATGCGCCGTATGGAACGCGCCCAATCCAAGGGCAAGGCCTTTGCCTTTTCCATAGAGCTTTTGCCGGACAGTTTTTTCTTGTGCCGGTTTGCCCCCGGCGTCACGCCGCCGCTGCTGCCGCCGGGTAATTTCACCCTCTGCGCCGCGGCGGACAATGAAACAACGCTCGTTTTCCCCGAGTCCGGCCAATCGGATGGTGTGGTCAACGCCGTGTGCAAAGCGGACGGGGTGCGCATGGAAAAAGGCTGGCGGGCCTTTGCCGTGCGGGACGCGTTGGATCTTTCGGTCAGCGGCGTGGCCGCCGCCCTTTCCGCCGTTCTGGCGGCGGAGCACATCAGCGTGCAGTATGTGAGTACGTTCAGTTCCGGCTATTTGCTGGTCAGGGGCGATGCCGTTGCCGAGGCGGCGGAGGCGCTCCGCTTCGCGGGGCACACCGTGTTCCCTCTGTAGCGCGGCGCGCGCGAAACTTCCGCGGACCGTGTTCCGCTGTGCGCGCCATGCCGCGCACCGTGCCGTTTGCACGACTTGGCCGTGGGGAAACAGCATGGACAATCGCACCAAAGAGCGGTAGCCTGACAGGATCGTGAAAAAGCCAGAGACCGTCTATCCGGGGAATGTATGATACCACTGCGCACCACCATACGGAGCCGCGTTTTTTCCGGCTGTCTTGTTCTTTTATGCTGCCTCGCGCTGAGCGGCTGTCCTGGAAAAACCGTCATAAAAGGACCGGGCCAGACCGTGCCGCCCGCGCGGACGGACACGGCGCCTCCTTCCGGCTTCGGCACGGCCGATGCGGAAGCCGCCCTCAATGCCGGGCAGACGGCCAGGGCCGAACAGCTCGCCGTGAACCTGTTCCGGAAGGAAGGCATGCCCCCCGCCGAAATGGCCCGCGTGGCCAGGGTTCTGGCGCTCGCGGCGGCGGCCAACGGCCACCCGTACATGGCCATCAACGGCCTTGAGCGCTGGCTTGAGTCCGACCCTGCCGCCGACGCGTCCCCGGAATGGCGGGATACCTTCCTGATCGCTCTCGGGCAGCTGCCGCAGCGTGACGCCATAACCCGGGCGCAGGGGTTCATGGCCGACACGAGCCGCCCCTTCCCCCTGCGGGCCGGTTCCGCCCTGTTCCTCGCCTCCAGGCAATGGGAACGGGCAGCTGAAGCGCCCCAGGCGCTCGCCAACATCCAGGCTTTCTACAGCCAGACCAGGGACAGGAACCAGCGCGCCCACATGGAACACGCGCTTTTCTCCTTCCTGCAAAACGCGAATGACAACGCCCTCGCCACGCTCGACGGCCTGGTGACCGAGGAGAACAGTAACGCCTATCCGTATGCCGTCGTCCGTCTGGAAACCCTCCGCCGCAAAGCGCTGCACGCGACCACCCGGGAGGAAGCCCAGGCCCAGGCCCAGGCTCTCGCCCAGAACACGACGCTGGCCGACCCCGCCATCCTGCGCTCGTGGGATGCCGCGGTCACGGCCCCGGCCATAACCG of uncultured delta proteobacterium contains these proteins:
- a CDS encoding conserved membrane hypothetical protein (Evidence 4 : Homologs of previously reported genes of unknown function) encodes the protein MFYALLYVFSVVLVNWLFTVIPPVMLPGGEVWPPTSLVVGFVFVIRDYAQRAVGHKVLFAMLAGAGISYFMAGPEIAFASMAAFLVGEVLDWTMYTYTGRPFSQRIFLSSLVSTPVDSAVFLLLINMAGLGSICIMTLSKLAGALIVFLLVRRREHPATAS
- the queF gene encoding NADPH-dependent 7-cyano-7-deazaguanine reductase — protein: MAATPKKKQKPVSPAKTAARSGAGKETAGLTKLGAPTSYRFDNPGPDLLEAFPNRYPDRDYVITFEHPEFTSLCPMTGQPDFATITVQYAPGTKCVESKSFKLYMCAFRNHGSFMESVTNKIADDLIAVLSPRRMTVIGQFNVRGGTDITVRVEHMDPALDKAAVQALRELW
- the kdsD gene encoding Arabinose 5-phosphate isomerase KdsD, yielding MAANDWTRMAHDVFTVEIEGLEAVRARLGESFARAVDAMASCKGRVVVTGLGKSGLVGRKIAATLSSTGTPSFFLHPVEGAHGDLGAIRDSDVIVAISYSGKTAEVVSLLPALRALGAKIIGMMGDVTSPMAKLSDIVLDIGIPREACPMDLAPTSSTTATLVMGDALAVCLMRAKAFTADDFKRFHPGGSLGQRLRLKISEVMHTQNLPVVLETATLAASLSVQNAGGLGAVLVTDADGKLRGILTDGDIRRHISKKEPDFAAPVASLMTKNPRSGSADNSVAELLNLMEQAAITVLPVTRDDGTLLGVIHLHDLLGKGTVHFTV
- a CDS encoding Thioesterase superfamily protein (modular protein); amino-acid sequence: MEGRPASLGRLESRMRPQPEHANNGGNMHGGYILYHLDTYCGMTAARFSGMRVVTVSVDRMDFARPVTLGANLLFKTSVNMAHRHSMEVGARIELENARTLDVTHVGTAYLTFVALDANGRPTNVPPLIPETDEDRRRMADAVRRSYMRRMERAQSKGKAFAFSIELLPDSFFLCRFAPGVTPPLLPPGNFTLCAAADNETTLVFPESGQSDGVVNAVCKADGVRMEKGWRAFAVRDALDLSVSGVAAALSAVLAAEHISVQYVSTFSSGYLLVRGDAVAEAAEALRFAGHTVFPL